In the genome of Yarrowia lipolytica chromosome 1B, complete sequence, the window TACGAAGAAAGAGACGAGCAGAAAATTATCGTTGGCCCATCGTGCTCCAGCGGACTAGTCCCATTTTCGGACCCTCCGCGGCCGCCTACGACCCTGTATGTAGGTCCGTAGTAGGTCTTCTTTGTGCATACTCCACAACCCTACACCGGATCACTGACGTCATGTAAACACGTGTCGGAGTAGGAGAGTTCACGATTGACTTTAACGCATGGCGTACAACGCACAAATGGTACAGTGAGTGAGTGCAAGAACAAGACGTACACCCTGCGGTACACACGATCCAATTTATTTAATACAGTGTGAGTACGAGGAGTAACTACTGTAATGTTTAACTAGGGCCCCCACACTCGCaatagtacagtacaggCACCACTCCATGGGCGGCTCAAGTGGCTACAGGTAGCACCTCTTTCGTCGTCACATTAGATGTACAACCATATCTCCAGCAATACGTGTTTTGCTTTTTCTTAGACTTCACAGTCGTGGGTGCAAGGTGCGGAGGGTGGGAAAAGTGCTCACTTATTGACCATACCAATGCCAAGATGATATTGGCCCAGTTTGGAGATACTTGCTACACGGACACTTGCTGGTGAACAACTCTCCCATGACCCCTGTCTCACCGGGGGTCTCACTGCTGGTTGCAAAGGTCGGTCGTCTCAGTTCTCCATGTTTCATCGTGTGCACCCCAACCCAATGatgagcaaaaaaaaagcatGGACTTGTAAAACTAGCACAAGTAAGACATTCCATGTCCGTAACCAGCTAGACTGATACCGCTTTAGGCACCTCCCTATGTACATAAACTGCCTGTAGGGTGTGGGGTGATAACAATGGGTGGGCCAACAAGGACTACTCCAATAGACGCGGTGTTCACAGGCGAATACGACAGAGCCTTGATGCCAAGGATCGAATTCATCTCTTCAATAGTATTAGTTGGCCAGCCGTCGGGAGTATACAACTCATACAGTCAACAGCACGTGCTTCTGAAGAACACATCTGATGACTTTTGCCGTTGCTTTTTCTAGTCTCGTAATTACTGTAGAACGTTTCAAAGCCAAACCTCGCTTAAAAGCAATAACGTGCTCCTTAATAACCCCAAGCAGCCACAGTATCGTTAGTTTCTATTGTATCTCGCGTACTAatgcacttgtagtaggCCCCgctacaagcacaagcaATTAGGGTGTTTGCCACCGCCTCAGGCTGGTGGCCAAGGCCGCCTTTTGCTTCGACCTgtccacacacacagagCCGTATAGTAGGGTTAGTGTCTGTGCGTAGAGTTGAATTGGGTAATAATTGACCGGAAACGTGTCACAGTAGCTCCCTCGAACTCGTCATCTGACCTACTTCATCCCAGCACTATGCTCATCTGCCTATATGCTCGTGTAATTGTGTGAAAGTACAAAACGTACAGTCGCTTCAACGTTATCATATCCGATAATTTCCCCAAATTATAATGTGGTCACAGGGTCAACACAAGATCATGTcaagtatatacagtagtaaTCTCGAAATATTATCTCCATTAACGACCACTGTCGTCACATGACTGTCTCATTTCTGTACAAACAAGTGTCGAAGGTGGAGTAAATATCATTAACTGGAGCCCTGCCCACCAAGAAGACGACTTACTGCTATTTCCACTTTGGAACCAAAATAAACCAATTATGACCATGTAGTAGGGCGCCAACATCCCCTCCtgttacagtacagtagtttcTACTCTTCTGCATCGCGTCCTTGTCCTACATTCAGTCCTTTCgtcatgtacatactgtacattcgAGTATGTTGCCAGAATGGCACatgctacttgtagtactgtacctgaTACAGTGAACTGTACGACAAGGATAATGAAACAACCTCATTGCGGCAGGTACCAGTCCATTAACGGCTCCACAACCAACTCACTGCAGTGTAGCAATGCCCTTATTCGTCTTTCCCATACCGGATTGATCCATGCTCAAAAACTCAATATGCATCGAGCATTCGTCTTGCCatttgtttgtgtgtgcCTGCTTTTTCGTTGCCTTCGCAATTATAAACTCTATTTTGCCCCCAATATGCATCTATGTTAAACCTCCATGAGAACGAAACATAATCATGACCTTCTTCGATTCTGACGATGACGGCCTGTCAGACATCAGCGAGACCGACCTGTTCGACGCCCTGGATTCAGCACGCGAAAAATGCTTGTCACGTGGCGTAAAGACTCAGCCGCAACCAGCCAGACCTCCACCCATACAGGCAATGCCGCCACCAAGGGCTCAACCACTCAGGAAGCGATCACCGCCGTCATTTCTACcccgatcacgtgacgtcaATCAAGCACATTTTAACAACAAGAGTGAATCGCGTGACCTTAACTTGCCGCTGCCAGGGAGCCTCCCGTGGACTGCCAAGTACCAGCCCAAGAATGCATCTGAGATCGCCATCAGTCCCAAGAAGTACACGGAAATCTACAACACCATTCTAGAGTCGGTGACCTCTGCTGTGGGACGGGTAGTCATTCTCAGTGGACCTGCAGGTTCTTCGAAAAGTACAGCTCTCAATCAAGCGATCATTGATGTGTCCAAGCTTCTCAATAAATCCCCCGCTAAGATTGAATGGAGTAACCCAGCTCATATCTACCAAGCACCATCAGCTCAGGCATTCCACAAAGCTGTTTCGGAGTACATGTTTCTTCGTCAGGACGACTGTATGCGTGTTATTCTTGTGGAGGATCTCCCTAATATCATGCATGAAGGTACCCGGATGTGGTTTCGACgggctgtggaggagtACTTGAACTATTTACCGGAAGAAAAATTGGCCCCCCTGATAGTTGTGGTCTCGGAGAACGACAACAACGAGGCTCAATCGTTTGCAGAGTCGCATACAGTCGAGAGTATCTTCTCTCGTGACCTGTTGGATCATCCCAGAATCAAAAGAGTCAAGGTATCGTCTGTGGCCAAAAGTTTCTTACGAAAGCcgctgctggagattgtTCTTGCTGAAGCTGGTTCCAAACACGTGTCTGTGAGCTCTACCAAAGCGGTTCCTCGGAAGCTCACTCTCGCACCTAAGAGTATCTATGGTCCGTGTCTGGAGGTGGCCTATGTCCTGGGTGACATTCGGTCAGCCATCAACGCCCTGGAGTTCTTCCATAGGTCTACCGTGACCTCTAGCGGGGCTACTTCAGCTGACTACATTCGTCCTGATCAGGTATCCTTTTTCCGGGCCATGGGTCGTGTCTTCTTTGGAACCAAGAAAGACACGTCTCAGATCGACCACGACATTATAGGAGGTCTTCTGGCTCAATGGGGCGACGATCTGGGAGCTCGGAACAACATTGTCGACTACCTGTTTGCCCTGGCAGTCAGGGTGGGTATTACTACTGACATTAATTTCATCTATCAGTTGTCTGAGACCAGCAGTATTGGCGCAATGAACGCATCTGGCAAGCTCTCGTCTGCCGACTCCATTGAGTACTTGCTGAGGCAGCTGCATTATCTGTTCAACCAGAAGAACTCGCCCAAGCAATTTGGAACAGGAAACCTCTTCAAGCAGGGTATAGATGCTAGGAGAACGGCATTGGAAACACGCAAAAAAGTGGACGAGAAGATGCATGCGAATCATTGGACGTCTCGTCAGGATATCGTTCTGTTCGAAGACTTCTACACCAGCAAGATCCGTAGTAAAACAAAGTCGACAAAGGCAGAGACTGATAcgaaggaggaggggcCGATTTTTGAATTAACTGGAAAACCGTTCACATCTCTGGCTTCTTTGGGAGACAAGCTCGATCTCGAAGACGACTTTGATCTGATGGAGGCTATGAATGACAGCGACGATGAGTGGATGTAGAATGTGGAAAGGAAAGTATTTATTTAGTTATTTATTATTGCATTTGTTTTTACGGCAATCgatgtattgtacttgcagtGTTCGTACAGTTTGTTTATTCTTGTATATAAGAGACCCGTAACACCAAAGCTACCTTATATACCACTTGCActgcagtacaagtagtgtcCGATTTAAAGGACAGCCGTTGTTATTACGGCTTTTGAGAGTCCTAGCCTATTGTGCTTATCATCTCCAAGTTTTCTTCACTCCTGTTCTTGACTTGATGATAATACTATGGAATTGTGCATCCTCACAGTCCAAGTCACGAACGCCGTTATCGGAGCACGAGTCCGG includes:
- a CDS encoding uncharacterized protein (Compare to YALI0B13376g, similar to Saccharomyces cerevisiae RAD24 (YER173W); ancestral locus Anc_8.239, some similarities with uniprot|P32641 Saccharomyces cerevisiae YER173W Checkpoint protein RAD24) — translated: MTFFDSDDDGLSDISETDLFDALDSAREKCLSRGVKTQPQPARPPPIQAMPPPRAQPLRKRSPPSFLPRSRDVNQAHFNNKSESRDLNLPLPGSLPWTAKYQPKNASEIAISPKKYTEIYNTILESVTSAVGRVVILSGPAGSSKSTALNQAIIDVSKLLNKSPAKIEWSNPAHIYQAPSAQAFHKAVSEYMFLRQDDCMRVILVEDLPNIMHEGTRMWFRRAVEEYLNYLPEEKLAPLIVVVSENDNNEAQSFAESHTVESIFSRDLLDHPRIKRVKVSSVAKSFLRKPLLEIVLAEAGSKHVSVSSTKAVPRKLTLAPKSIYGPCLEVAYVLGDIRSAINALEFFHRSTVTSSGATSADYIRPDQVSFFRAMGRVFFGTKKDTSQIDHDIIGGLLAQWGDDLGARNNIVDYLFALAVRVGITTDINFIYQLSETSSIGAMNASGKLSSADSIEYLLRQLHYLFNQKNSPKQFGTGNLFKQGIDARRTALETRKKVDEKMHANHWTSRQDIVLFEDFYTSKIRSKTKSTKAETDTKEEGPIFELTGKPFTSLASLGDKLDLEDDFDLMEAMNDSDDEWM